From uncultured Desulfobacter sp., the proteins below share one genomic window:
- a CDS encoding response regulator, with product MMMEEIKKNILVVDDEIYIRQSFIDYFEDRDWMVFDAESGESALELLKTQACSAAIVDIRMTGMDGETFIRQASKKYPDMVFVICTGSPEYETSEDLRQCPNVADQVFGKPVTNIDKLENTVIKILADAKV from the coding sequence ATGATGATGGAAGAAATTAAAAAAAACATATTAGTCGTTGATGATGAAATCTATATCCGACAGAGCTTTATTGATTATTTTGAAGACAGGGATTGGATGGTTTTTGATGCGGAAAGCGGTGAATCCGCGTTAGAACTGCTCAAAACCCAGGCCTGTTCCGCTGCCATCGTAGATATACGCATGACCGGGATGGATGGTGAAACGTTTATCAGACAAGCATCAAAAAAATACCCTGATATGGTTTTTGTCATCTGTACAGGGTCTCCTGAGTATGAAACCTCGGAAGATCTTCGTCAATGTCCCAATGTCGCGGATCAGGTGTTTGGAAAGCCGGTAACAAACATTGATAAACTGGAAAATACAGTCATAAAGATATTAGCCGATGCAAAGGTATAA
- a CDS encoding ABC transporter substrate-binding protein gives MKKTTVPNTLSLKNSALNPIVLLILFGVLLYACGPEEPVRIGLITGTVGHMADVEITARYAIQMAVDQCNETGGIHGRRVELLVRDKQQNADDAVKDVKELIAQRIDAMIGPLSSSIALSILPSLNQYRMTTVSPTAISPLLAGRDDYFFRVCPSSKDLSRLTAEYQIRLGNMRHIAIAYHGGNPSFCEPFIEAFQNKFHADGGTIVTKIAFIPNEGRSFFQVAEALLREEPDSILIIANAMDSAILCQQIRKINSLVKITISSWGATQRFIELGGRAIEGVTLATAMDLNSPLPRYQEFRKNFLERYQHEPNIFNFYPYNAAQVVLTALKAQKKGQSLKAVLLSIGKFDGLQGKIIFDAYGDVKKAAFMRIIRDQKFAEPE, from the coding sequence ATGAAAAAGACAACTGTGCCCAACACCCTATCCTTAAAAAACTCGGCCTTGAATCCAATTGTGCTTTTGATTCTCTTTGGCGTTCTTTTATACGCTTGCGGGCCTGAAGAACCGGTGCGAATCGGTCTTATTACCGGCACTGTAGGACACATGGCCGATGTAGAAATAACTGCACGCTATGCAATCCAGATGGCGGTAGACCAGTGCAATGAAACAGGGGGCATCCACGGCCGTCGGGTAGAATTGCTTGTCAGGGACAAACAACAGAATGCCGATGACGCGGTAAAGGATGTAAAGGAGTTGATTGCCCAAAGGATTGACGCCATGATTGGTCCGCTGTCCAGCAGCATCGCCCTATCGATCCTGCCCAGCCTGAACCAATACCGGATGACAACGGTCTCTCCTACGGCGATAAGTCCACTGCTTGCCGGTCGTGACGACTATTTTTTCCGCGTCTGCCCTTCGTCCAAAGATCTTTCACGCCTCACAGCCGAGTACCAGATCCGGTTAGGGAACATGCGACATATCGCCATTGCTTATCATGGTGGAAACCCTTCTTTTTGTGAACCCTTTATCGAAGCATTTCAAAACAAGTTCCATGCCGACGGCGGCACAATTGTCACTAAAATCGCATTTATTCCCAATGAGGGGCGCTCTTTTTTTCAAGTCGCCGAAGCGTTGTTGAGGGAAGAACCTGACAGCATCCTGATCATTGCCAATGCTATGGATTCGGCAATCCTATGTCAGCAGATCCGAAAAATTAATTCTTTGGTCAAAATAACCATATCAAGCTGGGGCGCTACCCAGCGATTCATCGAACTGGGCGGCAGAGCCATTGAAGGGGTTACCCTGGCCACTGCCATGGATTTAAACAGCCCACTGCCCCGGTATCAGGAATTTCGGAAAAACTTTCTTGAGCGTTACCAACACGAACCCAATATATTCAACTTTTATCCCTATAATGCGGCCCAGGTGGTTCTAACGGCCCTGAAGGCCCAAAAAAAAGGCCAAAGCTTAAAGGCTGTCCTTCTCTCAATCGGTAAATTCGACGGACTCCAGGGCAAAATCATCTTTGACGCATACGGGGATGTGAAAAAGGCCGCCTTTATGCGCATTATCCGCGACCAGAAGTTTGCCGAACCGGAGTGA
- a CDS encoding energy-coupling factor transporter transmembrane protein EcfT, whose amino-acid sequence MTLFSYHPGGTLWHTLDIRCKCLMVCLLSLAVLKTGLPGTTICLCVLMGILKTLGLGPARLMTQLKSFLLFLMLIFLCRWAGTAGDPMVSLYGFSLTHQGFSSGSLISLRFLVVMLLGLILTVTSRSMEIKAAIQWFFKPIPFIPETRVAVMAGLALKFMPIILVNASEVTHAVNARCGNLRKNPVQRLINLSWPLLKKTFQSADDLSLAMQARCYNENRTDPLFFQNGKEAWILALTLIFSSGMLLTDYWPLIL is encoded by the coding sequence GTGACTCTTTTTTCCTATCATCCCGGTGGTACCCTGTGGCACACCCTGGATATCCGGTGCAAATGCCTTATGGTCTGCCTGTTGAGCCTTGCCGTACTCAAAACAGGATTGCCTGGAACGACTATCTGCCTATGCGTTTTAATGGGTATTTTAAAAACATTGGGGTTAGGCCCGGCAAGGCTTATGACGCAGTTGAAGTCCTTTCTTTTATTTTTAATGCTGATTTTTTTATGCCGCTGGGCAGGCACAGCCGGTGACCCCATGGTGAGCCTTTACGGATTCAGCCTCACCCATCAGGGATTTTCTTCCGGCAGCCTGATTTCGTTGCGATTTTTGGTGGTCATGCTGCTTGGGCTTATATTAACGGTCACCTCCCGGTCCATGGAAATCAAGGCGGCGATCCAGTGGTTTTTCAAACCCATTCCTTTTATTCCTGAAACACGGGTGGCTGTGATGGCAGGATTAGCCCTTAAATTTATGCCCATTATCCTTGTTAATGCCAGTGAAGTGACCCATGCCGTCAATGCCCGGTGCGGGAATTTAAGAAAGAATCCTGTTCAAAGACTTATTAATCTGTCCTGGCCCCTGCTGAAAAAAACATTTCAATCCGCAGATGACTTAAGTCTGGCCATGCAGGCTCGGTGTTACAATGAAAATCGAACAGATCCACTGTTTTTCCAAAATGGAAAAGAAGCTTGGATCCTGGCTCTAACACTTATTTTTTCTTCCGGGATGCTGCTGACGGACTATTGGCCGCTTATCCTTTAG
- a CDS encoding response regulator has translation MKLLIIDDEEYIRQSLAAHLEDNNYDVITAENGRQGLALISSEHPDLVLLDLRMPEMDGIDVLRHGKKIMPDLPIIVISGANRIEDVITALRHGAWDYLEKPIKNFSVLDHSINRALEKAGLIRENKAYQKNLESMVKERTRELKDANTHLSDINARLHKIVETTQRLHGCIEMEHFGKKVLEEFAAHMSATGGSLYLIEENGLRLVHSIIPEHTPEFIPFPLPEDSVFKTILEKGQALLVGDIGEKNVYLPSGWSGYINGSFLAFPLRENSGNPIGVITLHDKHPPPFVDQDKEIGAILSSYCCETIRAIKAFQESKKKEIQLQQAQKMEAIGTLAGGIAHDFNNILSGIIGHAELARMNSDFNSKAQKNIDQVLKGAWRAGEIVSQILTFSRQAESEMRPLKMYLIVKEAVKFLRSSIPSTIHIIENVAAKDMVVADAAQIHQVVMNLCTNAYHAMKQTGGTLSISLRNAESREDLKEECIFGEYIVLQIEDTGCGIDKKIMERIFDPYFTTKEVSHGTGLGLAVVGSIVKKHNGIIKINSQVGKGTVVNVFFPVSNTALDKCTKPKYSNKELVGTERILLVDDEQGILDSTQEMLSTMGYNVSAFVNSISAFKAFAKEPDAFDLVITDMAMPNMDGRLLSEKILSVKKNIPIILCTGFHETFTETEAFEIGIRQYLHKPVPLQTLTLAIRKELGRRGNDDGRN, from the coding sequence TTGAAATTACTTATAATCGATGATGAAGAGTATATCCGCCAAAGCCTTGCCGCTCATTTGGAAGATAATAATTATGATGTCATAACAGCAGAAAACGGCCGTCAGGGATTGGCATTGATCTCCTCGGAGCATCCGGACCTTGTTCTTCTGGATTTAAGAATGCCGGAAATGGACGGCATTGATGTTTTAAGGCACGGAAAAAAGATCATGCCGGATCTGCCCATAATCGTTATTTCAGGCGCAAATCGTATCGAAGATGTGATAACGGCGTTGCGCCATGGTGCCTGGGATTATTTGGAAAAGCCCATAAAAAATTTTAGCGTATTGGATCATTCAATAAATCGGGCGCTTGAAAAGGCCGGATTGATTCGGGAAAACAAAGCGTACCAGAAAAACCTTGAAAGTATGGTAAAAGAAAGAACCCGCGAGCTTAAAGACGCCAACACACATTTATCAGATATCAATGCGCGGCTGCACAAGATTGTCGAAACCACCCAACGGTTGCACGGTTGCATTGAAATGGAACATTTCGGCAAAAAGGTACTTGAAGAATTTGCAGCCCATATGTCGGCGACCGGCGGCAGTTTATATTTGATCGAAGAAAATGGGCTGCGGCTTGTGCATTCAATTATTCCTGAGCATACCCCTGAATTTATCCCTTTTCCGTTACCTGAAGATTCCGTGTTTAAAACCATTTTGGAGAAGGGTCAGGCACTTCTTGTTGGCGACATTGGGGAAAAAAACGTATATCTGCCCAGTGGGTGGTCCGGGTATATAAATGGTTCATTTCTTGCGTTTCCCTTAAGAGAAAATTCCGGCAATCCCATTGGTGTTATAACCCTTCATGACAAACACCCCCCGCCTTTTGTTGACCAGGATAAAGAGATTGGTGCCATCCTTTCGTCTTATTGCTGCGAAACCATACGTGCCATTAAAGCATTTCAGGAGTCCAAAAAAAAGGAGATCCAGCTTCAACAAGCCCAGAAAATGGAAGCAATCGGAACCCTGGCCGGTGGAATTGCTCATGATTTTAATAATATCCTTTCCGGCATTATCGGCCATGCAGAATTGGCCAGGATGAATTCTGATTTCAACTCAAAAGCCCAAAAAAATATTGACCAGGTGCTTAAAGGTGCATGGCGTGCCGGAGAGATTGTCTCCCAGATTCTGACATTCAGCCGCCAGGCTGAATCAGAAATGAGACCGTTGAAAATGTATCTGATCGTAAAAGAAGCGGTTAAATTCCTTCGCTCATCCATTCCTTCCACGATTCATATTATTGAAAACGTGGCCGCCAAGGATATGGTTGTGGCAGACGCGGCCCAGATACATCAGGTGGTTATGAACCTGTGTACCAATGCCTATCATGCCATGAAGCAGACCGGCGGAACCCTATCCATATCTTTAAGGAATGCTGAATCCAGGGAAGATCTGAAAGAGGAGTGCATTTTTGGCGAATATATCGTTTTGCAGATAGAGGATACCGGATGCGGGATCGATAAAAAAATTATGGAACGAATTTTTGATCCTTATTTCACAACCAAAGAAGTCTCCCATGGAACAGGGCTGGGCCTGGCCGTGGTCGGCAGTATCGTTAAAAAACACAACGGCATAATAAAAATTAACAGCCAGGTGGGCAAAGGGACTGTTGTTAATGTTTTTTTTCCGGTATCAAACACAGCCCTGGATAAATGCACAAAACCGAAATATAGTAATAAAGAATTGGTGGGAACCGAACGTATCCTGCTTGTTGATGATGAACAAGGTATTCTGGATTCCACCCAGGAAATGCTTTCAACGATGGGATATAACGTATCCGCGTTTGTGAACAGTATATCTGCGTTTAAGGCATTTGCCAAAGAACCGGATGCCTTTGATCTGGTGATCACCGATATGGCCATGCCCAATATGGACGGCAGGTTATTATCGGAAAAAATTTTATCCGTTAAAAAAAATATACCGATAATCCTTTGCACAGGATTTCATGAAACGTTTACTGAAACAGAAGCCTTTGAAATAGGTATTCGCCAATACCTCCATAAACCGGTCCCCCTACAAACCTTAACATTGGCCATTCGCAAAGAATTAGGCCGGCGAGGAAATGATGATGGAAGAAATTAA
- a CDS encoding biotin--[acetyl-CoA-carboxylase] ligase — MKVNHELPNNRQMILKVLYQSDGEPVSGVKISEAVGISRVAVWKHIKALKQAGVDIEALPTGYQLQDAGNLLYPFCFPPHLQDRIFHFPELDSTMDQARKTARQGVPHVSCVIAEIQTTSRGRLNRPWDSDRGGLWFTLILKPDLPPPLAWTMNFAASACMSEVLSDLFDLDVRVKWPNDLLLNGRKLSGMLAEIETRADMVNFLFLGIGLNVNNEPDSDQYQAVSLKTALGRSVSRKQILIRFLDLFESRIKTVDPARIITCWKERTATIGTQVRVQTHDQVYEGKALDVDDTGALILQSQDGTTRKIIYGDCFHS, encoded by the coding sequence ATGAAAGTTAACCACGAATTGCCGAATAACAGGCAAATGATCCTTAAGGTTTTGTACCAGTCGGACGGCGAACCTGTGTCCGGGGTTAAAATCAGTGAAGCCGTCGGGATCTCCCGGGTAGCGGTATGGAAACACATTAAGGCCTTGAAACAGGCAGGTGTGGATATTGAGGCCCTGCCGACAGGGTATCAACTTCAGGACGCCGGCAACCTGCTGTATCCTTTTTGCTTCCCACCACACCTTCAGGACAGAATTTTTCATTTCCCGGAGCTTGACTCTACCATGGACCAGGCCCGCAAAACAGCCCGTCAAGGAGTGCCGCATGTCAGCTGCGTCATAGCCGAAATCCAGACAACCTCCAGGGGACGGCTAAACAGACCTTGGGACTCTGACCGGGGTGGACTTTGGTTTACCCTGATTCTTAAGCCGGATTTGCCTCCCCCCCTGGCCTGGACCATGAATTTTGCGGCATCGGCCTGCATGTCTGAAGTTTTGTCCGACCTATTTGACCTGGATGTTCGTGTCAAATGGCCCAATGACCTGCTGCTCAACGGCCGCAAGTTATCCGGGATGCTGGCAGAAATAGAGACCCGTGCGGATATGGTTAATTTCCTGTTTCTGGGCATTGGCTTAAATGTGAATAACGAACCCGATTCAGATCAATACCAGGCTGTTTCTTTAAAAACAGCGCTTGGAAGATCCGTTTCCAGAAAACAGATCCTGATCCGGTTTTTGGATCTGTTTGAATCCAGGATTAAAACCGTTGATCCGGCCCGGATTATCACGTGCTGGAAGGAACGGACCGCCACCATCGGAACCCAGGTCAGGGTTCAAACCCATGATCAGGTGTATGAAGGCAAGGCCTTGGACGTGGATGACACCGGTGCGCTTATCCTTCAAAGCCAAGACGGCACCACCCGGAAAATTATCTATGGAGACTGTTTTCACTCCTGA
- a CDS encoding methyl-accepting chemotaxis protein — translation MSMFRDVAQSGGGFIEYIWPKPGAGDTPKLGYAEMIPGVQDIAGGEGDLTKRIDITSKDELGELAKWLNSFLNKLQDIIKQITTESSGVDQASNALADISGEMTNGAQHTSEQADNVASAAEGMSTRLNAVAAAMEESSQNVNIVASAAEEMNSTINEIAGNAERTRVSSNEASTKANDAGNQMKALSEATKSIGQITETTTDISEQTSLLALNATIEAARAGKTGKGFAVVASEIKALATHTADATLNSKEQIENVQNVSDSSIAAINEMSEAISTATEMIANVSSASTQMSANSQTVKDSAAQLKQLAEQLNKIVDTFVIE, via the coding sequence ATGTCTATGTTTAGAGATGTAGCCCAATCCGGCGGAGGATTTATCGAGTATATCTGGCCGAAGCCCGGTGCCGGAGACACCCCGAAACTTGGTTACGCAGAGATGATTCCCGGCGTTCAGGATATTGCCGGAGGCGAAGGCGATTTAACCAAACGCATTGACATTACGTCAAAGGATGAACTTGGGGAACTTGCCAAATGGCTGAATTCGTTTTTAAACAAACTCCAGGATATCATTAAACAGATCACTACGGAATCCAGTGGTGTGGACCAGGCATCCAATGCCCTTGCGGACATATCTGGAGAGATGACCAATGGGGCGCAGCACACATCTGAACAAGCCGATAATGTGGCGTCTGCGGCCGAAGGGATGAGCACCCGTTTGAATGCCGTTGCCGCAGCGATGGAAGAATCCTCCCAGAACGTTAACATTGTGGCATCAGCGGCAGAGGAGATGAATTCAACCATTAATGAAATCGCCGGAAATGCGGAAAGAACCCGGGTCTCGTCAAACGAAGCGTCCACCAAAGCCAACGACGCCGGCAACCAAATGAAAGCCCTGAGCGAAGCCACGAAATCAATCGGGCAAATCACCGAAACCACAACCGATATCTCCGAACAGACCAGCCTTCTTGCATTGAATGCCACCATTGAAGCGGCAAGAGCCGGCAAAACCGGTAAAGGATTTGCCGTGGTCGCCAGCGAAATTAAAGCATTGGCAACCCATACAGCCGATGCCACCTTGAACAGCAAAGAACAGATTGAAAACGTTCAAAATGTTTCTGATTCCAGCATTGCCGCCATCAATGAAATGTCGGAAGCCATCAGCACTGCAACAGAGATGATCGCCAATGTCAGTTCAGCCTCAACCCAAATGAGCGCCAATAGCCAGACAGTCAAAGACAGTGCCGCCCAATTAAAACAGCTGGCAGAGCAGCTTAACAAAATTGTGGATACGTTTGTTATTGAATAG
- a CDS encoding ABC transporter ATP-binding protein — MDTILLKTDHLTHAFGSKEAGIFDICLTVSPDDFIVLAGKNGCGKTTLIRHFNGLLKPDTGQVLLYGQDIEKNLMFARKKIGMVFQDPDTQIIADTVFDETAFGPENLNMSREAINEKVNKVLNLLNLGHLRDRNPATLSGGEKRRLAIAGILVMEPDLIVFDEPFANLDYPSIISLVKLCRKLHQSGHAIVMTTHDVAPVIALATKLVLMDKGRIISKGDPVSIAPDLESYGVRNPFTPVAEAWEL; from the coding sequence ATGGATACGATATTACTGAAGACAGACCATCTGACCCATGCCTTTGGTTCAAAAGAGGCCGGTATATTTGATATTTGCCTGACTGTTTCTCCTGATGATTTTATTGTGCTTGCCGGTAAAAACGGATGCGGGAAAACCACCCTGATTCGCCATTTTAACGGTTTGTTGAAACCGGATACCGGTCAGGTTCTGCTCTATGGACAGGATATTGAAAAAAATCTGATGTTTGCCCGAAAAAAAATCGGCATGGTGTTCCAGGACCCGGATACCCAGATCATTGCAGACACAGTGTTTGACGAAACCGCTTTTGGCCCGGAAAATTTAAACATGAGCCGGGAAGCGATTAATGAAAAAGTCAATAAAGTCCTTAATCTGCTTAACCTGGGCCATTTACGTGACCGAAATCCCGCCACCCTTTCCGGCGGAGAAAAACGGCGTCTGGCCATTGCTGGCATTCTGGTTATGGAGCCGGATCTTATTGTTTTTGATGAGCCCTTTGCCAATCTGGATTATCCATCTATTATTTCCCTGGTCAAACTATGCCGAAAGCTTCACCAGTCGGGGCATGCCATTGTCATGACAACCCATGATGTGGCCCCTGTGATTGCCCTTGCCACCAAACTTGTGCTGATGGACAAAGGACGGATCATATCAAAAGGAGATCCTGTGTCTATTGCGCCCGACCTTGAATCCTATGGTGTAAGAAACCCGTTTACGCCCGTGGCAGAGGCTTGGGAACTGTGA
- a CDS encoding AraC family transcriptional regulator: MKTIPLPSLHPTANPDQLRADIPASLGQGGIDLILLKSGVQLLIFDWQINQASLFQGGLNDHSVGFGFCLDGRYGHHPACFNRPLSIRAGESGFFSFPKGVEILEQTDDKRMHRVVLLLDGERLSILINGDEDRFYPILKSLEKKSPTRMGNILTPVMRTALHQLHHCPYRGTTQQIFLEGKSMELIAHMMEQISSGYGCRYDCALKASDKERVHHAAHMLVRSLNNPPDIMEIARSVGLSRTKLFRTFRQTFGLTPFEYLRSHRLQMAMKLLQDGEVNVTQAALMVGYTNLSYFARAFKSTFGIAPSELRKSFRVT, translated from the coding sequence ATGAAAACAATCCCTCTGCCCTCTCTTCATCCGACAGCGAATCCCGATCAACTCAGAGCGGATATCCCTGCATCGCTTGGGCAAGGCGGCATTGATCTTATTCTTTTGAAGTCCGGGGTTCAGTTGTTAATCTTTGATTGGCAGATCAATCAAGCCTCCCTATTTCAAGGAGGTCTAAACGATCATTCCGTTGGGTTCGGTTTTTGTCTTGATGGCCGGTATGGTCACCACCCGGCCTGTTTTAATCGGCCGCTGTCAATACGTGCTGGAGAAAGCGGCTTTTTTTCTTTTCCAAAGGGCGTTGAAATCCTTGAACAAACCGATGATAAGAGAATGCACAGGGTCGTTCTGTTGCTGGATGGGGAACGTTTATCCATATTAATCAATGGAGATGAAGATCGTTTTTATCCGATATTGAAAAGTCTGGAAAAAAAATCTCCTACCCGAATGGGCAATATTCTAACGCCTGTGATGAGAACGGCTTTACACCAATTGCACCATTGCCCTTACCGTGGAACAACCCAACAGATCTTCCTGGAAGGGAAAAGTATGGAATTGATTGCCCATATGATGGAACAGATCAGTTCCGGTTATGGCTGCCGCTATGATTGTGCTTTAAAAGCATCGGATAAAGAACGTGTTCACCATGCCGCACACATGCTGGTCCGGAGCCTGAATAATCCGCCGGATATCATGGAGATCGCCCGATCGGTCGGATTGAGCAGGACCAAGCTTTTTCGTACCTTTCGTCAGACGTTCGGGCTCACACCCTTTGAATATCTTCGCAGTCACCGTCTACAGATGGCCATGAAACTGCTCCAGGATGGTGAGGTGAATGTCACCCAGGCGGCCTTGATGGTCGGCTATACGAATCTAAGTTATTTTGCTAGGGCATTTAAATCCACATTCGGAATAGCACCAAGCGAGCTGCGTAAATCTTTCCGCGTAACATAG
- the istA gene encoding IS21 family transposase, which yields MLKVDQYDYIRTAHRVYGKAIKELARETGHSKNTIKKILKQEYIGYKQRSKQPYPVLGPYIQEIDRWLGDDKDKPYKQRHTATRIYHRLKSELEYSGGETTVRRYVREAKLRLGLTNQQAFIPSDPTTAQEAEVDWGNCQAVIAGEPVKLKLFCIRSKCSGKHFVRCYPCERQQALFDAHIQAFSFFGGVFPVLIYDNLTTVVQKVFKGKKRHLQESYNRFKAYYNFDPRFCNPGQGHEKGGIEGLVGYARRNYMVPIPHADSLDELNTRLLDDCMAYGEHRIAGQTQSVNELFESEKQVLLPLPTTSFSNVETFMVRVNKYATVIIDKNRYSVPTRYAYMRVQAIVEIDQVIIYWSGRKISTHHRLYGNNKWSLKPEHYLELIRQRPQSFDTARPILQWRDQWPDCLEKLLEHFRRKNGVTKGTREFVTVLMLYEKYAVDKIEAAVKEALKSNVGCSNALKQILHSQNISMESQFDPLSNWETLPPADISAYEQLGGIL from the coding sequence ATGCTTAAAGTGGATCAGTATGATTACATCCGAACAGCTCACCGTGTTTATGGAAAGGCCATTAAAGAGCTTGCCAGAGAAACCGGCCATTCAAAAAACACCATAAAAAAAATTTTAAAGCAGGAATACATTGGCTACAAGCAACGATCTAAACAGCCATATCCCGTTCTTGGTCCTTATATCCAGGAGATAGACCGCTGGCTTGGCGATGACAAGGACAAGCCATACAAACAGCGACATACAGCAACCCGGATATACCATCGTCTGAAATCGGAACTCGAGTATTCCGGTGGAGAGACGACGGTTCGCCGTTATGTGCGTGAGGCAAAGCTGAGGCTGGGTTTAACGAATCAGCAGGCATTTATCCCATCAGATCCGACGACTGCCCAGGAAGCCGAGGTAGACTGGGGAAACTGTCAGGCAGTTATTGCCGGCGAACCCGTGAAGCTGAAATTATTTTGCATACGTTCAAAATGTTCGGGCAAACACTTTGTTCGCTGTTATCCCTGTGAAAGGCAGCAAGCTTTATTTGACGCTCATATCCAGGCCTTTTCATTTTTTGGAGGCGTGTTCCCAGTTCTTATCTATGACAATCTGACAACAGTCGTACAAAAGGTATTTAAAGGAAAAAAACGTCATCTTCAGGAATCTTATAATCGGTTCAAGGCCTATTACAACTTCGATCCAAGGTTTTGCAATCCCGGCCAGGGCCATGAAAAAGGTGGGATTGAAGGCCTGGTCGGCTACGCTCGAAGAAATTATATGGTTCCTATCCCACATGCTGACAGCCTGGACGAATTGAACACGCGCCTCCTCGATGATTGCATGGCCTATGGAGAGCATCGCATCGCCGGTCAAACACAAAGCGTCAATGAATTGTTTGAATCAGAAAAGCAGGTATTGCTGCCATTGCCGACAACATCGTTCAGTAACGTTGAGACGTTCATGGTCAGGGTAAACAAATATGCCACCGTTATTATTGACAAGAACCGGTATTCTGTCCCGACGCGCTATGCTTACATGAGAGTGCAGGCGATAGTAGAGATAGACCAGGTGATCATTTATTGGAGCGGCAGAAAAATAAGCACCCATCATCGGTTATATGGAAATAATAAGTGGAGTTTAAAACCGGAACATTATCTGGAGTTGATTCGTCAGCGTCCACAATCATTTGATACCGCCCGGCCAATTTTACAATGGCGTGATCAATGGCCGGATTGCCTGGAAAAGTTATTAGAACATTTTCGCCGGAAAAACGGTGTAACCAAAGGTACCCGGGAATTTGTCACCGTGCTGATGCTGTACGAAAAATATGCTGTCGACAAGATCGAAGCAGCCGTAAAGGAAGCACTGAAAAGCAATGTCGGCTGCAGCAATGCTCTCAAGCAGATTTTACACAGTCAAAACATCTCTATGGAGTCCCAATTTGATCCTTTGTCGAACTGGGAGACACTGCCCCCTGCTGACATCTCGGCATACGAACAGCTTGGAGGTATCTTATGA
- a CDS encoding biotin transporter BioY, whose translation MDVSVKPIVYSALFIALISIGAMIAIPVGPVPIVLQNMFVLLAGLILPPAWAAGCIAVYLLMGFAGLPVFAGGTSGIGKVFGPTGGYLVSYLPAAFFTSVISGRAPKSLVRDCVATVAGMATVYLFGVPWLKWVLSVSWGKALAVGMYPFLVGAALKMVAAIIIARKLRPLIRF comes from the coding sequence ATGGATGTTTCCGTAAAACCAATTGTGTATTCAGCCCTTTTTATTGCCCTGATCAGCATAGGTGCAATGATTGCCATACCGGTGGGCCCGGTTCCCATTGTACTGCAAAATATGTTTGTGCTTCTGGCGGGCTTGATCCTCCCACCGGCATGGGCTGCCGGATGTATTGCGGTTTACCTACTTATGGGATTTGCCGGACTGCCGGTATTTGCCGGCGGTACCTCGGGTATTGGTAAAGTGTTCGGTCCTACGGGTGGATATCTTGTCTCTTACCTGCCGGCTGCCTTTTTTACCTCGGTAATTTCCGGGCGCGCCCCCAAAAGCCTGGTTCGGGATTGTGTGGCCACCGTTGCAGGCATGGCAACGGTTTATTTGTTTGGTGTGCCCTGGCTTAAGTGGGTGTTGTCTGTCTCCTGGGGCAAGGCCCTGGCTGTGGGCATGTACCCCTTTCTTGTAGGCGCGGCCCTTAAAATGGTTGCAGCAATAATTATCGCCCGCAAACTTCGGCCTCTGATCCGGTTTTAG